The Cloeon dipterum chromosome X, ieCloDipt1.1, whole genome shotgun sequence genome includes a window with the following:
- the LOC135946591 gene encoding uncharacterized protein LOC135946591 isoform X2 has translation MRIVILSLLAGAAFALQPQMPADLASNEIQRQMSGDNLLSDIMNQCFQSLNLESMTCMRVRVLMYMNQLMARQPQFHPHMLERKDNGPLPDAVPRDEAADEKLDQMIATSVARYAKSHVFQVQLPETLFQGVQLTFNPSTFDLDYKFPATTERMSRGMAEARGILKKKLLLPVLLLLKLKMKALMPILVLISSIKAVKALVISKIALLVVVGFVFMQLCKKLGGGGMMPPAMMPGMPEMTPAPPSAGYGAPPMPYNAPSAPQNSYGPAETSWEPTAAASSNSYSRVYDAHQLAYKSYYNPQGDATVQPQQTSSSSASSSTPTQ, from the exons ATGAGGATAGTGATTTTGTCTCTTCTGGCCGGCGCCGCGTTTGCGCTGCAGCCGCAAATGCCCGCCGATCTGGCTTCCAATGAGATCCAGAGGCAGATGTCCGGCGACAACCTGTTGTCCGACATCATGAACCAGTGCTTCCAGAGCCTCAACCTCGAATCCATGACCTGCATGCGCGTCCGAGTCCTCATGTACATGAACCAGCTGATGG CCCGCCAGCCCCAGTTCCACCCCCACATGCTGGAGCGCAAGGACAATGGCCCCCTCCCCGACGCCGTGCCCCGCGACGAGGCCGCCGACGAGAAACTCGACCAGATGATTGCCACCAGCGTCGCCAGATACGCTAAGAGCCACGTCTTCCAGGTGCAGCTGCCCGAGACCCTGTTCCAGGGCGTCCAGCTCACCTTCAACCCCAGCACCTTCGACCTCGACTACAAGTTCCCCGCCACCACCGAACGCATGAGCAGGGGCATGGCTGAAG CCCGCGGCATCCTGAAgaagaagctgctgctgcccgttctgctgctgctcaagCTCAAGATGAAGGCCCTGATGCCCATCCTGGTCCTCATCTCCAGCATCAAGGCTGTCAAGGCCCTGGTGATCAGCAAAATCGCCCTGCTGGTCGTGGTCGGCTTCGTCTTCATGCAGCTGTGCAAGAAACTGGGCGGAGGCGGCATGATGCCCCCTGCCATGATGCCCGGCATGCCCGAGATGACCCCTGCTCCCCCCTCCGCCGGCTACGGCGCCCCTCCGATGCCCTACAACGCGCCGTCCGCTCCCCAGAACTCGTACGGACCTGCCGAGACCTCCTGGGAGCCCACCGCCGCTGCCTCCTCCAACTCTTACAGCCGCGTCTACGACGCCCACCAGCTCGCCTACAAGAGCTACTACAACCCCCAGGGCGACGCCACCGTCCAGCCCCAGCAGACGTCCTCCTCGTCCGCTTCCAGCTCCACCCCTACCCAGTAA
- the LOC135946591 gene encoding uncharacterized protein LOC135946591 isoform X1, whose protein sequence is MRIVILSLLAGAAFALQPQMPADLASNEIQRQMSGDNLLSDIMNQCFQSLNLESMTCMRVRVLMYMNQLMGHNQARQPQFHPHMLERKDNGPLPDAVPRDEAADEKLDQMIATSVARYAKSHVFQVQLPETLFQGVQLTFNPSTFDLDYKFPATTERMSRGMAEARGILKKKLLLPVLLLLKLKMKALMPILVLISSIKAVKALVISKIALLVVVGFVFMQLCKKLGGGGMMPPAMMPGMPEMTPAPPSAGYGAPPMPYNAPSAPQNSYGPAETSWEPTAAASSNSYSRVYDAHQLAYKSYYNPQGDATVQPQQTSSSSASSSTPTQ, encoded by the exons ATGAGGATAGTGATTTTGTCTCTTCTGGCCGGCGCCGCGTTTGCGCTGCAGCCGCAAATGCCCGCCGATCTGGCTTCCAATGAGATCCAGAGGCAGATGTCCGGCGACAACCTGTTGTCCGACATCATGAACCAGTGCTTCCAGAGCCTCAACCTCGAATCCATGACCTGCATGCGCGTCCGAGTCCTCATGTACATGAACCAGCTGATGG GTCACAATCAAGCCCGCCAGCCCCAGTTCCACCCCCACATGCTGGAGCGCAAGGACAATGGCCCCCTCCCCGACGCCGTGCCCCGCGACGAGGCCGCCGACGAGAAACTCGACCAGATGATTGCCACCAGCGTCGCCAGATACGCTAAGAGCCACGTCTTCCAGGTGCAGCTGCCCGAGACCCTGTTCCAGGGCGTCCAGCTCACCTTCAACCCCAGCACCTTCGACCTCGACTACAAGTTCCCCGCCACCACCGAACGCATGAGCAGGGGCATGGCTGAAG CCCGCGGCATCCTGAAgaagaagctgctgctgcccgttctgctgctgctcaagCTCAAGATGAAGGCCCTGATGCCCATCCTGGTCCTCATCTCCAGCATCAAGGCTGTCAAGGCCCTGGTGATCAGCAAAATCGCCCTGCTGGTCGTGGTCGGCTTCGTCTTCATGCAGCTGTGCAAGAAACTGGGCGGAGGCGGCATGATGCCCCCTGCCATGATGCCCGGCATGCCCGAGATGACCCCTGCTCCCCCCTCCGCCGGCTACGGCGCCCCTCCGATGCCCTACAACGCGCCGTCCGCTCCCCAGAACTCGTACGGACCTGCCGAGACCTCCTGGGAGCCCACCGCCGCTGCCTCCTCCAACTCTTACAGCCGCGTCTACGACGCCCACCAGCTCGCCTACAAGAGCTACTACAACCCCCAGGGCGACGCCACCGTCCAGCCCCAGCAGACGTCCTCCTCGTCCGCTTCCAGCTCCACCCCTACCCAGTAA